The Primulina eburnea isolate SZY01 chromosome 13, ASM2296580v1, whole genome shotgun sequence genome includes a region encoding these proteins:
- the LOC140810379 gene encoding uncharacterized protein → MLKNIRTQRDAAINKKSEAISRAKLLIAEAEKAATALEIAAKSSTLAQASLLESRELISEAISFIKLIEDEDQVPCDLSESITEPVLQQTHTNTQILSSNDGDSEDLSFTTYALSDTVNENATNSCYGDLVKTGEKSCQMSSDGFLPQKSINNVHCTNATMNLADPKRTPNGIASHGKISLLNGVEKNIQSGKAEGPQKQVKKTKIWVCGRLVEVEEQT, encoded by the exons ATGCTAAAAAATATCAGGACACAAAGAGATGCCGCGATAAACAAAAAAAGTGAAGCCATTTCTAGAGCAAA GTTACTGATTGCTGAAGCTGAGAAGGCTGCAACTGCCCTGGAAATAGCCGCCAAAAGTAGCACTCTTGCTCAGGCTTCCCTATTGGAAAGCAGGGAGTTAATCTCTGAGGCAATATCTTTTATCAAATTGATAGAGGACGAAGATCAAGTCCCTTGTGATCTTTCAGAGTCTATAACCGAACCAGTACTTCAGCAGACACACACAAATACTCAAATATTGTCATCAAATGATGGTGACTCTGAAGATTTAAGTTTCACCACGTATGCACTGTCAGATACAGTGAATGAAAATGCTACAAATTCATGTTATGGTGATTTGGTCAAGACCGGTGAAAAATCTTGCCAGATGAGTTCTGATGGTTTCCTTCCCCAAAAATCAATCAACAATGTGCATTGCACAAATGCAACAATGAATCTTGCTGATCCTAAACGAACTCCAAATGGGATTGCAAGTCACGGGAAGATTTCCTTATTGAACGGAGTAGAGAAAAACATACAATCTGGTAAAGCTGAAGGTCCTCAAAAACAAGTGAAAAAAACCAAGATATGGGTGTGTGGGAGACTGGTTGAGGTTGAGGAGCAAACGTAG